The sequence TTCTAAGAGTTATTTTCTTATTTAAGAAAACTTAGTTTTGGTTGCTTTATTTTTCTAAATCAGCTTTACACCCAGGCATAATGACTACTTTATCTGCCCGCTTACAAATACCGTGTCTTTGCAATTTGATCGTGATGCCTTTCATTCAACCCAAGTGATATTAAATAAAAAGTAAATAAAAACAGTAAATAAACAGCTAAAGGACAAAGCAGAATCCATTGGGCATAGTATAAAAAGTCTTTTGACTCACCAAGCAAGCCAGACCATTCGTTTGTGATGGATGTAAATTTAGTTGCCATTAGCGGGAAACTGGTCCCTCCTAAAAATAAATTAAAGATACCTAATTGGCCAATCAAATGTAAAACCTGAATGGTTTCGTTTACAAAAAGGATTAAAAGATTTCCTTTAAGCATTGGGAAAATATGCTTCTTCATGATATGGATTCTGGAACCACCCAATGTTTGAGAAGCCATGACAAAGATACTATTTTTTGTTTCGGCTGTTTTGGCATAAACGACATTAAAAACGCCTGAAACACCTAGTATAGTCATAAGCGCCCCTTGAATCAACACTAATGAAAGTACAGATAGAACAGGTTCAATATTTATGCTGATCATAACAAAGTAAATAATAATGAACGTCGGAATACTGCTTAGGATTGGAAAATGGCTCTTATTTAACTCTCCGCTTTTCTTTGATAATCCCATGATGATTCCAAGTATGGTTCCGATAACCGTTCTTAATAAAGCGACAATGATGGTTGTAAAGACGGTATATTTAGCACCATATAATAGTTTAGTGAGAATGTCGTACCCATACTTATCTGTTCCCAGCCAGAATTCCTGCGAAGGAGGAGACGGCGGCCCTATAATCTCTCCCCCATTCTCTAGACTATATAATATTTGTTGTTTGTAATCTTTATTATAAGGTGCAATTGATGGACCAAAGATAGCAATGAATACAAAAAAACTAAGGAAAAGCAATCCGATTATAAGCTTATAATTAATTGACTTAGTCATGACGGAGAATCCTTTCTACAAGGAGAATCAACATTTTCAGATAAAAGAACAGGAGTACATACAATAGGAATAAAGCAAAAAAACAAAATATCACTAAATTATACTGATATCCAAATTTCATCTGATGCTGAAATAGCAAAGCTGTAATTCCGCCGGTATTAAAGAGGTACTCAACAATAAATAGATTACTAATCATGATTGCAAGAATCTTATGGAGGTCTGCTTTTAGAAAAGGAGTAACATTGGTTGTGACATGATAAAGGTAAATATTTCTTTTTTTAATTCCTTTAGAAATCGCTGTTAAGATATAATCTTCCCGTAGTACATCTTGAGTCCTTTCGTTAAGCGTTCTGACAATATAAATAAGAGGAATTAAGACAAGTGTTATCAGCGGCAGCAAAATAGCGGGGTCCTCTGTACTCGGAGTTGCTACTTTTGCCAATCTTACTCCCGTTTTTTGATAAAAAATCACAACTAAAATTTGAAGAATAGAGATAAAAATAAAGTCTGGGATCATCCCTAAAAAACCCAAAAAATTATTCAGTAACTTATTACTCTGTCTCCAAAAATAAATACCTAATATAAAGGAAAGCAGTAATATGATGGAGCTCGACCAAAATAAATAGAAGAAAGAAAATTTGAAGTAACGGGAAATATCCGTTAATATAGATCTGATACGGTCCCCTTGCTCGTAATAAAACGAGCTG comes from Bacillus oleivorans and encodes:
- a CDS encoding ABC transporter permease; translation: MTKSINYKLIIGLLFLSFFVFIAIFGPSIAPYNKDYKQQILYSLENGGEIIGPPSPPSQEFWLGTDKYGYDILTKLLYGAKYTVFTTIIVALLRTVIGTILGIIMGLSKKSGELNKSHFPILSSIPTFIIIYFVMISINIEPVLSVLSLVLIQGALMTILGVSGVFNVVYAKTAETKNSIFVMASQTLGGSRIHIMKKHIFPMLKGNLLILFVNETIQVLHLIGQLGIFNLFLGGTSFPLMATKFTSITNEWSGLLGESKDFLYYAQWILLCPLAVYLLFLFTFYLISLGLNERHHDQIAKTRYL
- a CDS encoding ABC transporter permease subunit, translating into MKLLKNSFIHIFSVLLLLIIATFPLVIFNMGDRVAINFEGIFEEMKQFFSGLFTGSSFYYEQGDRIRSILTDISRYFKFSFFYLFWSSSIILLLSFILGIYFWRQSNKLLNNFLGFLGMIPDFIFISILQILVVIFYQKTGVRLAKVATPSTEDPAILLPLITLVLIPLIYIVRTLNERTQDVLREDYILTAISKGIKKRNIYLYHVTTNVTPFLKADLHKILAIMISNLFIVEYLFNTGGITALLFQHQMKFGYQYNLVIFCFFALFLLYVLLFFYLKMLILLVERILRHD